The DNA window aagaagaaaaagTGTCATAATAACAACAATATTTGGTTTAAAGATGGTATGGAGGAATTTATTAACTATTATTCCATTCACTTACACTCCATTTTACAATTCACTTACCAAGGAAACTCAATGTTTTCTGTTCGTATTTGTGATGCTTTGGGTTCGGAAATTGATTATCCatttgatgaagaagatgaagatgaagatgaagaagatgatgatgatgatgatgatgatgatgatgatgaagatggtgatgatgatgatgattatgtTTGTAAGTCATATAAAAGAAAAAGCTTTAATAGTCAAAAGCAGAGTGGCAAAAGAACAAGTGTTGCTTCCAAAGACCATAATTCCAAACAAAGTTCACAAGGATTTTGGTGTCATGTAAAACAAGAACaagttgatgatgatgataatgataatgatgaacatgaaatggTTGTTCCAAGAAGCTTTGATTATCATAAAGGAAGAAGACTAGTCATGTCCAAGGGAGCTAAGGCAGCTCAAGCGGCTGCCTATGCATCTAAGTCCAAACTACACAATCCTTCATTCATGGGTATTGTGAATCAACATAATATTAGAATGGTaagttatgtatatatacatacatttataTTTGTCAAGTTAATTAATAGTGTTATAATAATATTGTTTTTGGTTTTGGGATTGTATTAGGCAGTCCCTGCAGAATTTGTGAGAAGGCACATGAAATTTTGTGTAGATAAGAGTGTTGAAGTTGAACTACAGCCACAGGCCAAGAATGATGAGAAAATGAAATGGGTTGTGAGTTGTTGTCCTATGAAGAAATGTGGTACATTAATGAAGAGATTAGGGAAAGGGTGGTCTTCTTTCTCATCCAATCAAAACTTGAAGAGTGGAGATGTTTGTGTGTTTGAAATGATTCCCAACCTCAATGCCAACGGTGATCTTGTCTTTAGAGTTTGGATTTATCGTGCAGCTAATTATGAATGAAATGTTTATTTAGCACTAATTCTCTTTTTTGTAGTTTTTGTTGGGTGACTTTGCTTGATTAGTTTTGTTAATggtattgtgtttttttttctatacaTGTTAGAATATTGTCGTTTATTAGTGGCTTTTCTTGTTTGTAGAAACATTGGTTCTtagaatttttttgtttaaaaggGATTTTTGTCTTTGCTCAAGGTTTTACTTTGAGTGTCTCACTGAATCTGTTTACTCATGCATGTATTCCACAGGAAAGAATTAGAATAATACAAATATCAGCATTTTACATTAATTCAACTCATataatcctgttgttaagtaaGATGATGCGGCAACTCATaatctattataatttttttattttgtagattttttaaattattttttaattgtttttacaTTATTGTAGTCTATTACTCTActcttattaatatttattcaataatAAGTATCTATGTAACTTACATTTGAACCGACATAagtcatttataattttttttggttttttttttttttttggtgattcGAAGGGACTGCACAAAGTATATCACTTGATATTAATTGTTatttcaaaacaaaataatattatttagcatttaaaatcaaatataaACTTGCCCAATAATCAaccaattatattaaaattgaaaTTTGACCAACTCTTCACCTTCTTCTTACTTATGCCTCTCTGAGTCTCTCaccaattaaaataatatttgcaTAAAGAATTACAATTTACAGAAAgacaaaataagaaaatagaaaatatttgtATTTCTTCTCTTATTCTGGTAAACCCTACCatatttataaacttttattaattttctttttttgttggaaaaatggtttaatatttatttacggATTTTGATACTTCTAAAAAGAATGATGGTGATGAATTGAATAAGGAAGGTAGGCAGAGACCGATGAACATCTTATGTACTGTCTTTTACAGTTTTCAAGGCCCTTCTTTTgtccttatttatttatttattaaatttcaaaataatattcaattaataatatatcacAACAACAGTACAGTACAGTAGTAGTaccatattttatttatttatttataaatatataaaaactctCAACTCAAAAGTGATCAAACTCTAGTCTTCTTGAATTGATCACTCTGCCAAGGCAGAAAATGTCGACACCAGCAACTACAAATCTTCATCGCTTCTCAAATTCTCCAGCCAAACTCCGGCCACTGTTTGCCTTTGTAGTGGATGAGACCACCATTGTACAACATAAATTGGtacattctcttcttcttcttcttcatttgtttttgttataAACTTAGATCAAGAAACTATGCATTCTTTTGGGGTTTGTTTTGATtagctaattaattattattttttgtgtgGTGTTATTATCTGCATTATTTGATTATTGGGTTTTACTTTTTTGggactatatataatatatggtgACTTAATCATTTTTTCAGAGGATCCCAAAAAAATGTGTTATGTTATTTGGTGAAGAGCTTGGTGAGATGGGAACTCTCACTGTTCCTCATGGCAATGGTAATCGAGCATGGAAAATAAGAATAGTGAAAAATGGAAagcataagaagaaaaaaagtcataataacaacaacaatatttgGTTGAAAGATGGTATGGAGGAATTTATCAACTACTATTCCATTCACTTACACTCCATTTTGCTACTCACTTATCAAGGAAACTCAATGTTTTCTGTTCGCATTTGTGATGCTTTGGGTTCCGAGATTGATTATCCATTTGATGAAGATGatagtgatgatgatgatagtgATGATGATagtgaagatgatgatgatgatgatgatgatgatgatgatgatgatgatgatgatgatgatgatgattatgatgatgatgatgatgaagatgtaTGTGGATCATCTAAAAGAAAAGGCTATAATAGTCAAAAGCAGCCTAGAAAGAGCTTTAGAAGAAGTGTTGATTCCAAATCCAACCACCATAATTCCAAACACTTTCAAACAAGTAATAATGGTAGAAGCTTTATCAAAAAAGAGAATGAggacgaggaagaagaagaagaagaagaagaagaagtaaatGCTGAGAATGAAATGATTTTCCCAAAAAGCTTTAAGTATTGTAATGCAAGAAGAACCTTGTCCAAGGAAACTAAGAAGGCAATTCAAGCTGCATGTGCTTCAAAACTACACAATCCTTCTTTCTTGGCTGTTGTCAAACGTATTGTGGTAcgtttatataatattatgacaTTAATTTCTCCAACTTATTATTCCTATCATATGTAATTTTGGTTTATTGAATATAGGAAGTGCCTGCTGAATTTGTAAGAAGGCACATGAAATCTTGCCCAGAGAAGATTCAACTACAAGTTAGCAATgatcagaagaagaagaagaagatatggGATGTTAGGTGCTATTATGCGCACAAAGATTGTACTTTTGTGAAGAGACTAGGCAAAGGGTGGAGTTTGTTCTCGTCCACTCAAAAGTTGAAACAAGGAGATGTTTGTGTGTTTGAGTTGATTCCTAATATCAGTGGTGTCATCTTAAGGGTTTGGATTTATCGTGCATGAAATTGATACCACTAAATCTTTTTATTAGTAGCTTTTATTGGAAGATTTTAATTGGTTTCTTCACAAACTCATATATGGTTTGCCCTTTTTTGAACAATGGGTTTAAATTATGCATTtgtagtataaatatttatatagtttGAACACGATTTGGTTGGTTAGAGTATTGTCTTTGTTCAAAGATGATGTTGTTCTCTGTTAGCCATTGTCGTTAAAATTGTCAAAGTTGTTGTTGTCTTTCAATGATGGTCAAGGTCGTAATAAAGGTAATTTTTAGATAGCTCTTGTTTATTAATTGGTGACAAGTGTAGCAacttatgtttttatatataactTAATATTATACCAAATATTTCATGTgggatattttttataatattcttgatggtGGGACATGATCACCATGTGTATAAGTGCAGAATAAGATTAATAAGtagtttatatttttatacttaactcaatattttatcatttattttctaCAATAGTCATAACGTAAGTTT is part of the Cannabis sativa cultivar Pink pepper isolate KNU-18-1 chromosome 5, ASM2916894v1, whole genome shotgun sequence genome and encodes:
- the LOC115717027 gene encoding B3 domain-containing transcription factor VRN1-like, which translates into the protein MSTPATTNLHRFSNSPAKLRPLFAFVVDETTIVQHKLRIPKKCVMLFGEELGEMGTLTVPHGNGNRAWKIRIVKNGKHKKKKSHNNNNNIWLKDGMEEFINYYSIHLHSILLLTYQGNSMFSVRICDALGSEIDYPFDEDDSDDDDSDDDSEDDDDDDDDDDDDDDDDDDDDYDDDDDEDVCGSSKRKGYNSQKQPRKSFRRSVDSKSNHHNSKHFQTSNNGRSFIKKENEDEEEEEEEEEEVNAENEMIFPKSFKYCNARRTLSKETKKAIQAACASKLHNPSFLAVVKRIVEVPAEFVRRHMKSCPEKIQLQVSNDQKKKKKIWDVRCYYAHKDCTFVKRLGKGWSLFSSTQKLKQGDVCVFELIPNISGVILRVWIYRA
- the LOC115717024 gene encoding B3 domain-containing transcription factor VRN1, whose protein sequence is MAPIQKKSTLRPLFTLVVDETAIVQHKLRIPKKCVMLFGEELGEMGTLTVPHGNGNRAWKVRIVKNGKNKKKKCHNNNNIWFKDGMEEFINYYSIHLHSILQFTYQGNSMFSVRICDALGSEIDYPFDEEDEDEDEEDDDDDDDDDDDEDGDDDDDYVCKSYKRKSFNSQKQSGKRTSVASKDHNSKQSSQGFWCHVKQEQVDDDDNDNDEHEMVVPRSFDYHKGRRLVMSKGAKAAQAAAYASKSKLHNPSFMGIVNQHNIRMAVPAEFVRRHMKFCVDKSVEVELQPQAKNDEKMKWVVSCCPMKKCGTLMKRLGKGWSSFSSNQNLKSGDVCVFEMIPNLNANGDLVFRVWIYRAANYE